The Nocardioides ochotonae genome segment GCAACGCGATCGCCCCGAACGGGCGTCGGGTGGCGGCCCGCAACCTCGCGGTGTTCCGGCTGGGCAACGGCCGCTTCGTCGCCGGCGCGGTGCCGGGCACCGACGGCGTCGTGCGGGCCCTGGAGACCCGCGGCCGCTGGCTGTGGGTGGGTGGCTACTTCGAGCGGGTCGGCGGCCTCCCACGCACCGGCCTGGCCAAGATCGACCTGAACACCGGGCGGGTGTCGCCCGGGTTCGACGCGGGCCTCAACCACGGCGTGCAGGCACTGGCCCGCGGAGCCGGGGGCCTCCTGGCCGGCGGCCGGATGACCCGCGTCGGCGGGGTCGAGCAGAGCTGGCTCGCCCGCCTCGCACCGGCGACCGGTCGCCTCGACGAGGCGTTCCGCCCCCAGCTCGACGGTCCGGTCTTCGCCCTCGGCGTGGACAAGGTGAGCGGCCGGGTGTGGGCCGGCGGCGCCTTCGAGCAGGTCGAGGGAGCCGCGCACGACAGCATCGTGGCCCTCGACCTCGCCACCGGTCGGGTCCGCGGACGCCAGCTGGCGCGCTCGGGCGGTGACGTGCTCTCGCTGCAGGTGACCTCCCGCGGCAGGCGGGTGCTGCTCGCGGACAACTTCAAC includes the following:
- a CDS encoding PQQ-binding-like beta-propeller repeat protein gives rise to the protein MRAGRHRTRVRGLARTLVPVLAVVLLAPVVPGVHGVPGSAAAHAATAVAAPAASAARITVPRSGSPGKVRRSWQVDGRVMAVRIKGDLVIVGGEFRNAIAPNGRRVAARNLAVFRLGNGRFVAGAVPGTDGVVRALETRGRWLWVGGYFERVGGLPRTGLAKIDLNTGRVSPGFDAGLNHGVQALARGAGGLLAGGRMTRVGGVEQSWLARLAPATGRLDEAFRPQLDGPVFALGVDKVSGRVWAGGAFEQVEGAAHDSIVALDLATGRVRGRQLARSGGDVLSLQVTSRGRRVLLADNFNVLCSWSVPTGARQWRVAAGGDVQAVRVRGSLAYFGVHGGFGGQRRAKLLVADVGTGRVRSWRPGIPDFWGIYAIDVSRRGLVAGGRITKVAGVPARGWVRLLP